The DNA sequence TGGCAGGAGGAGCAGTCGACGTCCACCCGGACGATCCTCGCCTTTTTTGTCCACGGGGAGGTCTTCCGCCAATCCGTGGGTCCGAAAATGGCCACCAGGGGGACACCGAACGCCGCCCCGATGTGCATCGGCCCGGAGTCGTTCGTCACCAGGAACGAGCAGGAGGCAAGCAGGGCCATCACCTCCCGCACCGTGGTGCGCCCGGCGAGATTCACCGCCTTGCGGCCCATCGCCGTCTCGATCTCCGCGGAAAGAGGCGCCTCCGGGACCGACCCCATCAGGACGACGGCGGCGTTCCATTCCTCCGACAGGGTGTCGGCCACCTTCGCGAACCGGTCCGGGAACCAGCGCTTCGCCGACCCATAGGTCGCTCCCGGGTTGATCCCCACGATCCTCCTCCCCTCGGGGACGCCCAGCCCGGCGAGCCGGGAACGCATCGACTGCCGTTCCTCCGCGGTCACCCGCAGCAGCAGCCGGGGTGCTTCCGGGCGGGGAACCCCGAGCTCCGCGAGGAGCCGCAGGTAATATTCCGCGTG is a window from the Candidatus Deferrimicrobiaceae bacterium genome containing:
- the waaF gene encoding lipopolysaccharide heptosyltransferase II, giving the protein HPDIDGIEVYDKEGAHAGAIGMLRKAGELRRGGYEAAVLLQNAIDAALLAFLAGIPERMGYATDGRRLLLSHPVPVTEEILSLHHAEYYLRLLAELGVPRPEAPRLLLRVTAEERQSMRSRLAGLGVPEGRRIVGINPGATYGSAKRWFPDRFAKVADTLSEEWNAAVVLMGSVPEAPLSAEIETAMGRKAVNLAGRTTVREVMALLASCSFLVTNDSGPMHIGAAFGVPLVAIFGPTDWRKTSPWTKKARIVRVDVDCSSCHRRECDRGHECMVGVTADMVIAAARELMAEVR